In the genome of Spirochaetia bacterium, one region contains:
- a CDS encoding segregation/condensation protein A yields the protein MMETAESTKLEGAPHMFRTAAFEGPLDLLLFLIQKSEINIYDIPISNITEQFLAYLHSSEASQLNLGDLSDFYKMAADLLYIKSRMLLPVEVDFDEEYEDPRQELVNRLLDYQKFKQYTKLLEEGAADDQIYIERKPTDFMIPFDDQELFEGVDLDLLRSVFSNIISNKNITKVFNVFEEVTVNEKLTLMMELFEKKTEINFLEVIVHPDRPMHVICAFMAILEGCKFRMITIRQEKQFGPILIRKRKEETISDEEADEIDEMYEKAIEKGYYKEQEILHDEDGDDFSIHREDESLPDKPIVPAEATADKKTGREIEGEREDLVGIGDFEEISLDEDESDDKEDD from the coding sequence ATGATGGAAACGGCAGAAAGTACAAAACTTGAGGGAGCTCCCCATATGTTCAGGACAGCGGCCTTCGAAGGGCCGCTGGATTTGTTGCTGTTTCTCATTCAGAAATCTGAGATCAACATCTATGATATTCCCATCAGTAACATCACCGAACAGTTCCTAGCCTATCTGCATAGCAGTGAGGCCAGTCAGCTTAATCTTGGTGATCTATCTGATTTCTACAAAATGGCAGCTGACTTGCTCTATATCAAAAGCAGGATGCTGTTGCCTGTCGAAGTTGATTTTGACGAAGAATATGAGGATCCCCGCCAGGAACTTGTCAACAGGCTCCTTGATTACCAGAAATTCAAGCAATACACAAAATTGCTGGAAGAGGGAGCCGCAGACGACCAGATTTACATTGAAAGAAAACCGACTGATTTTATGATTCCGTTTGATGACCAGGAGCTTTTTGAAGGCGTTGACCTTGACCTGCTCCGTTCAGTCTTCAGCAATATCATTTCCAACAAGAACATAACCAAGGTTTTCAATGTCTTTGAAGAAGTCACTGTCAACGAAAAGCTTACCTTGATGATGGAACTGTTCGAAAAAAAAACGGAAATAAATTTTCTTGAGGTAATTGTACATCCTGATCGTCCTATGCATGTCATCTGTGCGTTCATGGCAATTCTCGAAGGCTGTAAGTTCAGGATGATTACCATCCGACAGGAAAAACAGTTCGGTCCTATATTGATCAGGAAACGGAAAGAAGAAACAATCAGCGATGAAGAAGCTGATGAAATAGATGAAATGTATGAGAAGGCAATTGAAAAGGGGTACTATAAGGAGCAGGAAATTCTTCACGATGAAGACGGTGATGATTTCTCCATTCATAGAGAAGATGAATCCCTGCCTGACAAGCCTATAGTTCCTGCCGAAGCCACGGCAGACAAAAAGACTGGACGGGAAATTGAAGGTGAAAGGGAAGACTTGGTCGGTATCGGGGATTTCGAAGAAATCTCATTGGATGAAGATGAATCTGATGATAAGGAAGATGACTGA
- the recA gene encoding recombinase RecA translates to MAKSNKDNSTLGTPSSDKQKAEVLEMARSQIDKQFGKGSLMKLGDQQARTDVDAISSGSLLLDEALGIGGYPKGRIIEIYGPESSGKTTLALHAIAEAQKKGGIAAFIDAEHALDPSYSKNLGVNIDELWISQPDSGEQALEICERLVRSGAIDIIVVDSVAALTPQAEIDGEMGDSHMGLQARLMSQALRKLTGILSKSNTTIIFINQIRMKIGVMFGNPETTTGGNALKFYASVRMEVRKIETLSKGADDIYGNRIRVKIVKNKVAPPFKKVELDLLFGHGISYTGSILDAALKYNLIEKSGSWYSYNDEKIGQGKDNAVTFLTDHPDIASDLDKKLRALMFPKASEEKKGEEAASNEVKPSSES, encoded by the coding sequence ATGGCAAAGTCAAACAAAGACAATAGTACACTGGGGACTCCTTCTTCAGACAAGCAGAAAGCAGAAGTCCTAGAAATGGCCCGTAGCCAGATTGACAAACAGTTCGGCAAGGGATCACTGATGAAGCTGGGTGACCAGCAGGCCCGGACAGATGTGGATGCCATTTCCAGCGGTTCACTTCTTTTGGATGAAGCCCTCGGTATCGGAGGTTATCCGAAAGGGAGGATTATTGAAATCTATGGACCAGAATCAAGCGGCAAGACAACCTTGGCACTCCATGCAATAGCCGAAGCCCAGAAAAAGGGCGGTATAGCTGCTTTCATTGATGCCGAGCATGCCTTGGATCCTTCATATTCCAAGAACCTCGGCGTCAATATAGACGAACTTTGGATCAGCCAACCGGACAGTGGTGAACAGGCCTTGGAAATCTGTGAGAGGTTGGTCCGATCCGGTGCAATTGATATCATTGTCGTTGATTCGGTTGCTGCCTTGACACCCCAGGCAGAAATTGATGGGGAAATGGGAGATTCCCATATGGGGCTTCAGGCCCGTCTGATGAGCCAAGCTCTTCGGAAACTGACAGGTATTCTCTCAAAGAGCAATACGACTATCATCTTCATCAACCAGATCCGAATGAAAATCGGCGTGATGTTTGGCAATCCAGAGACGACGACAGGCGGCAATGCCCTCAAGTTCTATGCCTCGGTAAGAATGGAAGTACGGAAGATCGAGACTCTCAGCAAAGGCGCCGATGATATCTATGGCAACCGTATCAGAGTAAAGATTGTCAAGAACAAGGTAGCGCCTCCTTTCAAGAAAGTTGAACTGGACCTGCTGTTCGGACATGGCATCAGTTATACGGGTTCCATACTTGATGCCGCGCTCAAGTATAACCTGATTGAAAAGAGTGGCTCTTGGTATAGCTACAATGATGAAAAAATCGGGCAGGGAAAAGACAATGCAGTTACCTTCCTGACTGATCACCCTGATATTGCATCAGATTTGGACAAAAAACTGCGTGCACTTATGTTCCCGAAAGCTTCGGAAGAAAAAAAGGGTGAGGAAGCTGCGAGCAATGAGGTAAAGCCGTCATCGGAAAGCTGA
- a CDS encoding GreA/GreB family elongation factor, with product MELNDLQVLLAEENWSPARMLRYTPDYFDELDKKIDTFNEEDLYEAKAMCDEHVEKIVPNSVVARYLSGIISLRTRPQEDNFNFLDLISSFVQVQQWQIVDYLCAKVLAKNESKHALRFFAQSCEAQGKEDEKIALWRRLVKVDFEETTIVMNLAKLEFAAGHEEEGIAYLKKGINRFINNKDSVSIKANFPLLIEKLPGEFSYMMSLCDRVASRVGKSYAVALLNDLQPQYRDDVDKSITIYKKILTFAHEDQGARKNLIEAYKKKYSDHGRLNTCLVHSKLDTRGSKDILHAIEDFETDIAFDRGTFVFQKSTGRIGRIRSIDEKKVIVDFAGQKGTAGSQMTTSMAFRSLQALSKSHIWVLKSALSKEKLSKKFISDVNWGLNILMSSNGDKASLKEMKAELVPDLLTPREWTNWSNEAKKMLMSDPLFGVSPNDPDVFILRSTPITYEEKQLNIFKGEKYFYDKVKDMREFILNKGDVESDSFLEMVAYFYSFITNSDGTALALNDVTDTIVSSYMQLELLYNAYNMSFIKLPDGLPFEALYSRIDNKIELFCNIKDNELKKCFIKHVEECDPDWEKTLLDIFPYFLNNTIPNAFRTHRKTKDFTKIFRQSVDQVRDMGNVFIYLHKEYPPKEWAKAGISEEQMLFAAIQHLDYALKCISNKSNVTENRKNAKILSSYLFESKTVYNYIENGDEDQAKMVYSLIADLPLDAAQSGRKIEVKHQISTKYPGFDFSDEAPLPDRTKIIPTGLFCLQASLDKKKAEMYDLQHVQIPENSKEIGIAREMGDLRENSEYKYGKERQRFLSAQLQKLSGELDRAQVVKPEMVKGDIIEFGTRVTLHDNLKDKDVVYTVMGPWESDPNNNVINMVAPLGQHMLNHKVGETLKFTINETEYDFSVLKIEAAI from the coding sequence ATGGAACTGAATGATCTGCAAGTCTTGTTGGCTGAAGAAAATTGGTCACCTGCTCGTATGCTTCGCTATACACCCGATTACTTTGATGAACTGGACAAGAAGATTGATACATTCAATGAAGAAGACCTGTATGAAGCCAAGGCCATGTGCGACGAACATGTTGAAAAAATTGTCCCGAACAGTGTAGTCGCGCGTTATTTGTCCGGCATTATTTCACTCCGGACCAGACCCCAGGAAGACAACTTCAATTTCCTGGATCTTATCTCTTCCTTCGTGCAGGTGCAGCAATGGCAGATCGTCGATTACCTATGCGCAAAAGTACTTGCAAAGAACGAAAGCAAGCATGCGCTGCGTTTCTTTGCCCAATCATGTGAAGCGCAAGGTAAGGAAGACGAAAAAATTGCCTTATGGCGCAGACTTGTAAAAGTAGATTTTGAAGAAACGACCATTGTCATGAACCTTGCAAAGCTCGAATTTGCAGCAGGACATGAAGAAGAAGGAATTGCCTATCTGAAGAAAGGTATCAACCGCTTCATCAACAATAAGGATTCTGTATCCATCAAGGCAAACTTCCCTCTGCTTATTGAGAAATTACCTGGGGAATTTTCCTATATGATGAGTCTTTGTGACCGTGTCGCATCACGTGTCGGCAAGAGCTATGCTGTTGCATTGCTCAACGACCTGCAGCCGCAGTACAGGGATGATGTTGACAAGTCAATCACCATCTATAAGAAAATACTTACCTTTGCACATGAAGACCAAGGAGCCAGGAAAAACCTCATCGAAGCCTATAAGAAAAAATATTCTGACCATGGCAGATTGAATACCTGTCTGGTCCACAGCAAGTTGGATACCCGTGGCAGCAAGGATATCCTGCATGCCATCGAAGACTTTGAAACAGATATCGCTTTCGACAGAGGAACTTTCGTTTTCCAGAAAAGTACCGGCAGAATCGGCCGCATACGGAGCATCGATGAGAAAAAGGTCATCGTTGACTTTGCCGGACAGAAAGGAACGGCTGGTTCACAGATGACTACATCAATGGCTTTCCGTAGTCTCCAAGCTTTGTCAAAGTCACATATCTGGGTCTTGAAAAGTGCCCTTAGCAAGGAAAAGCTAAGCAAGAAATTCATCTCAGATGTAAACTGGGGACTCAATATCCTCATGTCAAGCAACGGTGACAAGGCTTCTCTGAAGGAAATGAAAGCAGAACTGGTTCCGGATTTGCTTACTCCACGTGAATGGACAAACTGGAGTAATGAAGCAAAGAAAATGCTCATGAGTGATCCTCTTTTCGGTGTCAGTCCCAATGATCCTGATGTCTTTATCCTGCGGTCAACGCCTATCACCTACGAGGAAAAGCAACTCAATATCTTCAAGGGTGAAAAATACTTCTATGACAAAGTCAAGGATATGAGGGAATTCATTCTTAACAAGGGTGATGTCGAATCCGATTCCTTCCTTGAAATGGTAGCTTATTTCTACAGCTTCATCACGAACAGTGATGGAACTGCGCTTGCCTTGAATGATGTAACTGATACCATCGTTTCCAGTTACATGCAGCTTGAACTGCTTTACAATGCCTACAACATGAGTTTCATAAAATTGCCTGATGGGCTACCATTTGAAGCCCTGTATTCAAGAATTGACAATAAGATAGAACTTTTCTGCAATATCAAGGACAACGAGCTGAAGAAGTGTTTCATCAAACATGTGGAAGAGTGTGATCCTGATTGGGAAAAGACCCTTCTGGATATTTTCCCTTACTTCCTCAATAACACCATTCCGAATGCCTTCAGGACACATAGGAAGACCAAGGACTTTACAAAGATCTTCCGGCAGAGCGTCGATCAGGTACGTGATATGGGCAATGTGTTCATTTATCTCCATAAGGAATATCCACCCAAGGAATGGGCAAAGGCCGGTATAAGTGAAGAGCAGATGCTCTTTGCTGCCATCCAGCATCTTGACTATGCTCTCAAGTGCATCAGCAACAAGAGCAATGTCACAGAAAACCGCAAGAATGCCAAGATCCTTTCATCGTATCTGTTTGAATCAAAGACTGTGTATAACTACATTGAAAACGGTGATGAAGATCAGGCAAAGATGGTTTATTCCCTCATTGCTGACCTTCCGTTGGATGCTGCCCAAAGCGGACGGAAGATTGAGGTCAAGCACCAGATATCTACCAAGTATCCAGGATTTGATTTCTCAGACGAAGCTCCGCTTCCGGACAGGACAAAGATCATCCCGACCGGTTTGTTCTGCCTGCAGGCCAGCCTTGACAAGAAAAAGGCTGAAATGTATGACCTGCAGCATGTCCAGATTCCTGAGAATTCAAAGGAAATCGGCATTGCAAGGGAAATGGGTGACTTGCGGGAAAACAGTGAATACAAGTATGGCAAAGAACGGCAAAGATTCCTCAGTGCACAACTTCAGAAACTTTCAGGTGAATTGGACCGTGCCCAGGTAGTAAAGCCTGAAATGGTAAAAGGCGACATCATTGAGTTCGGTACCCGCGTGACGTTGCATGACAACCTGAAAGACAAAGATGTCGTGTACACGGTAATGGGACCTTGGGAATCCGACCCGAACAACAATGTGATAAACATGGTTGCTCCGCTGGGACAGCACATGCTGAACCACAAGGTCGGGGAAACGCTCAAGTTCACCATCAATGAAACCGAATACGATTTTTCTGTATTGAAAATAGAAGCAGCGATCTGA
- a CDS encoding rRNA pseudouridine synthase, with product MIKGIEMKIEYPIRLQVFLAKSGVGSRRSCESLIVAGRVKVNNERIVKLGTKVNKEDAVMVDDVPVEPIEKNYYFALNKPKGYVCTNYDPNERLYARELIMINDWDLLFHVGRLDKDSTGLIIYTNDGDIANKIAHPSHEIEKEYLVSCDREVHKRDLELACKGLYIDLKQPYKIKSYQMLTSKWTKVVLTEGKNRELRKIFSYFGYEVKQLCRTRIGNIQLGNLKVGQYRQLSVQEMQKLVGDLPADKASREAN from the coding sequence TTGATTAAAGGAATTGAGATGAAGATTGAGTATCCGATCAGGTTGCAGGTATTTTTGGCAAAGAGCGGTGTAGGCAGCAGGAGATCCTGCGAATCCCTTATCGTTGCAGGAAGAGTCAAGGTCAACAATGAGCGCATCGTGAAGTTGGGGACAAAAGTCAACAAGGAAGATGCTGTAATGGTTGATGATGTACCGGTGGAACCGATTGAAAAAAACTACTATTTTGCATTGAACAAGCCCAAAGGGTATGTCTGCACGAATTATGATCCGAACGAAAGGCTTTATGCCCGTGAGCTCATCATGATCAATGACTGGGACCTGCTGTTCCATGTGGGAAGGCTTGACAAGGATTCTACAGGACTGATCATTTATACCAATGATGGTGATATAGCAAACAAAATTGCACATCCTTCGCATGAGATTGAAAAAGAATACTTGGTTTCCTGTGACAGGGAAGTGCATAAAAGAGATCTTGAACTTGCATGTAAGGGCCTTTATATTGATTTGAAGCAACCCTACAAGATAAAAAGTTACCAGATGTTGACAAGCAAATGGACAAAAGTCGTCCTTACCGAAGGCAAGAACAGGGAACTGAGAAAGATATTCAGTTATTTCGGCTATGAAGTCAAGCAACTATGCAGGACCAGAATCGGCAATATCCAGCTTGGGAACCTGAAAGTAGGCCAATACAGGCAGTTGTCGGTGCAGGAAATGCAGAAGCTGGTGGGAGATTTGCCCGCAGACAAGGCTTCACGGGAAGCGAACTAG
- the scpB gene encoding SMC-Scp complex subunit ScpB: MARRSVTKTKGKATMETGPILSREARLVETILFLENEPVGMERLAKMTSMDDNALEGALSELKEHFLLFMHGMELSDKNGRYQFLPSSDLHDELKACYGKKVDRRLSRAALETLSIIAYSQPITRREIDNLRGVTSDTIVRLLRDREYIKVIGRKDVPGHPCLYGTSRKFLLEFNLQSISDLPRLSMIDEQRFVATGDDEKEKQSDEDER, translated from the coding sequence ATGGCTCGTAGGTCGGTAACAAAGACGAAGGGGAAGGCCACCATGGAAACGGGTCCTATCCTCAGCAGGGAAGCAAGGTTGGTAGAAACTATCCTTTTCCTTGAGAATGAACCCGTAGGGATGGAAAGACTTGCCAAGATGACAAGTATGGATGACAATGCCCTTGAGGGTGCATTGTCCGAATTGAAGGAACATTTCCTGCTTTTTATGCATGGCATGGAACTTTCTGACAAGAACGGCCGGTACCAGTTCCTGCCTTCCTCTGACCTTCATGATGAGTTGAAGGCCTGCTACGGAAAGAAAGTGGACAGAAGGCTTAGCAGGGCGGCATTGGAAACTCTGTCAATAATTGCCTACAGCCAGCCGATTACTCGGAGGGAAATTGATAACCTCAGGGGGGTTACCAGTGATACAATCGTCAGATTGCTTCGCGATAGGGAATACATCAAGGTAATCGGAAGGAAGGATGTCCCCGGACATCCATGTCTCTACGGGACCAGCAGAAAATTCTTACTGGAATTCAATTTGCAGAGTATAAGTGATTTGCCGAGGTTGTCTATGATTGATGAACAGCGGTTCGTGGCTACTGGTGATGATGAGAAAGAAAAACAGTCAGATGAAGATGAGCGCTAG
- a CDS encoding oleate hydratase has protein sequence MNNYERINPKAPKGIEKRHAYLLGGGIGSLSAAAFLIHDAHMPGNNIHIVEQLDRIGGSMDGAGNAETGYTARGGREIESHFECFCDLFSFIPSLTDPSSSVLDEFRALNLEEPIESHCRLVEKQGVPADFSSFGLRPENVLELSRLHALTEETLGATTVEQFFSPGFFQTNFWYFWATMFAFEPWHSVVEVKRYMERFMHLIGGMNQLKGILHTEYNQYDSLILPLLTWLRKNGVCFDFGCTVTDIDFDFSDDRKTAKGFSFIKDGKDRYTSVGPDDLVLFTNGSMTQNTERGSLDVPAMLNRSEDKGCFSVWKNLAAKSPDFGHPDVFCSDIDKSKWMSFTVTLRDDDIVFPYLEKLTKDKPGIGGLVTIKDSPWLMSWVVPKHPHFINQPDDVKVLWAYALHLDVPGTYVKKTYEECTGKEMFEELLYHMGLKDRIPEILSHTVNVIPAMMPYITSQFMPRVHGDRPAVIPNGSRNFGFLGQFAEVPRDCVFTVEYSVRSAMMAVYGLLGLEKPVEEVYPCRYDVRVLANAAKTCLGMKDVPLSALLSQLGNLEVSKLL, from the coding sequence ATGAACAACTATGAACGAATAAACCCCAAAGCTCCCAAGGGCATCGAGAAACGACACGCGTATCTGCTGGGAGGCGGCATAGGCTCCCTTTCTGCGGCTGCCTTCCTGATACATGACGCCCATATGCCGGGCAACAACATCCACATCGTCGAGCAGTTGGACCGCATAGGCGGATCCATGGACGGAGCCGGAAACGCGGAAACCGGGTATACTGCAAGGGGCGGACGGGAGATCGAATCTCATTTCGAATGCTTCTGCGACCTTTTCTCCTTCATACCCTCCTTGACGGATCCTTCTTCCAGCGTACTTGATGAATTCAGGGCGCTCAACCTTGAGGAACCCATCGAGTCCCATTGCCGTTTGGTAGAGAAACAAGGAGTTCCAGCCGATTTCTCCTCGTTCGGACTGCGTCCAGAAAACGTCCTCGAACTGTCCAGGCTACATGCCCTTACGGAAGAGACCTTGGGGGCAACTACTGTGGAGCAGTTCTTCTCCCCCGGATTCTTCCAGACCAACTTCTGGTATTTCTGGGCTACGATGTTTGCCTTCGAACCTTGGCACAGCGTCGTTGAGGTAAAACGATATATGGAACGGTTCATGCATCTGATCGGAGGCATGAATCAGCTTAAGGGGATCCTCCATACGGAATACAACCAGTATGATTCCCTTATCCTTCCATTGCTGACATGGCTACGCAAGAATGGAGTATGTTTTGACTTCGGCTGTACCGTGACCGACATCGACTTCGATTTTTCCGACGACAGGAAGACTGCAAAGGGTTTCTCCTTCATCAAGGACGGAAAGGACAGGTATACTTCCGTAGGCCCTGATGATCTCGTCCTGTTCACCAACGGATCCATGACCCAGAACACCGAACGCGGAAGCTTGGATGTTCCTGCCATGCTCAACCGTTCGGAGGACAAGGGATGCTTCTCAGTATGGAAGAATCTCGCAGCAAAGTCTCCCGATTTTGGCCATCCTGACGTGTTCTGCTCCGATATCGACAAATCAAAATGGATGAGTTTCACTGTAACGCTGCGCGACGATGACATCGTGTTCCCCTACCTCGAGAAACTTACCAAAGACAAGCCGGGAATAGGCGGGTTGGTCACCATCAAGGATTCTCCTTGGTTGATGAGCTGGGTAGTGCCCAAGCATCCTCATTTCATCAATCAGCCTGATGATGTGAAGGTACTATGGGCCTATGCGCTCCACCTTGATGTGCCGGGGACATATGTCAAGAAGACCTATGAGGAATGTACCGGAAAAGAGATGTTCGAGGAACTGCTGTACCATATGGGACTTAAGGACCGGATTCCTGAAATCCTTTCCCATACCGTCAACGTGATTCCGGCGATGATGCCATACATTACTTCCCAGTTCATGCCCCGTGTCCATGGAGACCGGCCTGCGGTCATTCCGAATGGAAGCAGGAACTTCGGGTTCCTCGGCCAGTTTGCCGAAGTCCCCCGTGACTGCGTATTTACGGTGGAGTACTCCGTCAGATCCGCCATGATGGCAGTCTATGGGTTGCTTGGATTGGAGAAGCCTGTCGAGGAAGTCTATCCCTGCAGGTATGATGTACGCGTTCTTGCCAATGCGGCGAAGACTTGTCTCGGAATGAAGGATGTGCCGTTGTCAGCCCTGCTTTCTCAACTTGGAAATCTTGAGGTCAGCAAGTTGCTGTAG
- the cmk gene encoding (d)CMP kinase: MIVAIDGPAGVGKSTIAALIAQRLDLYYLNSGSFYRGVTYQAELEGVDPLDQDAVLAVAEHMVLSVTEGKVCNKGIPIEDKLHTSQVDRWVAQVSIDPRLRKWVNKQIRSIAMGMDMIAEGRDITTVVFPDADFKFYFDATPEVRARRRYEQHPQDTDYKSVLDGILARDRIDKEKAFGGLKIAKDAVIIDTSYLTISEVCEKVVSAINSHNMRRNRKY; this comes from the coding sequence ATGATTGTTGCGATTGACGGACCTGCCGGTGTGGGCAAGAGTACGATTGCTGCCTTGATTGCACAGCGATTGGACCTTTATTATCTTAATTCGGGTTCCTTCTACAGAGGCGTAACCTATCAGGCTGAACTTGAGGGTGTTGATCCCTTGGACCAGGATGCAGTGCTTGCCGTTGCTGAGCACATGGTGCTTTCCGTAACGGAGGGCAAGGTCTGTAACAAGGGAATTCCCATTGAGGACAAATTACACACTTCCCAGGTAGACAGATGGGTTGCACAGGTCAGCATAGACCCTCGGTTGCGTAAGTGGGTAAACAAGCAGATCCGTTCCATTGCAATGGGAATGGATATGATTGCAGAGGGCAGGGACATTACTACGGTAGTATTTCCTGATGCTGATTTCAAGTTTTACTTTGATGCAACTCCAGAGGTACGGGCACGGCGACGTTATGAACAGCATCCCCAGGATACAGATTACAAAAGCGTTCTTGACGGAATCCTTGCCAGGGACCGGATTGACAAGGAAAAAGCCTTCGGCGGCCTTAAGATTGCAAAAGATGCAGTTATAATTGACACATCTTACTTGACCATATCTGAAGTTTGTGAGAAAGTGGTATCTGCTATAAACTCGCATAACATGCGGAGAAATAGGAAATATTAG
- a CDS encoding TetR family transcriptional regulator C-terminal domain-containing protein: MSTAMITQQAMANSLKRLMKVMPIDSIHVQMITEDCGLTRHTFYNHFRNVYDLLGWIYDREVIDGLEQYCTLQDWQKGLRLVLDYTLDNRIVCLNTFHSIGRDLLEDFLHRVFFHLLHAVVEDISRTVQVSGNLKSECCEFYADALVGVFVAWLKDNLMEDPERMVRRIDRMLSGSIVSLLERYADQPF; encoded by the coding sequence ATGTCGACAGCTATGATCACCCAGCAGGCCATGGCGAATTCCCTGAAGCGTCTGATGAAGGTCATGCCCATCGACAGCATCCATGTGCAGATGATCACCGAGGACTGCGGGTTGACGCGCCATACATTCTACAATCATTTCCGCAACGTCTATGATCTGCTCGGGTGGATCTATGACAGGGAAGTCATAGATGGACTGGAGCAGTACTGTACGCTTCAGGATTGGCAGAAAGGACTCAGACTGGTGCTTGACTATACCCTCGACAACCGCATCGTCTGCTTGAATACCTTTCATTCCATAGGCCGTGACTTGCTGGAGGATTTCCTCCATCGGGTGTTCTTTCACCTGCTCCATGCAGTGGTCGAGGACATTTCCCGTACGGTGCAGGTATCCGGAAATCTCAAGAGCGAGTGCTGTGAGTTCTATGCCGATGCCTTGGTAGGTGTCTTCGTCGCCTGGTTGAAGGACAACCTCATGGAAGATCCAGAACGCATGGTCCGCCGCATAGACCGGATGTTGAGCGGAAGCATTGTCAGCCTGCTGGAACGTTATGCCGATCAGCCATTCTGA
- the rpe gene encoding ribulose-phosphate 3-epimerase, translating into MENEKLIIAPSILSADFSHIADEVDTIGKSGASWVHLDVMDGAFVPNISFGPKFIKDLRPHSSLYFDCHLMIEEPQRYLQDFITAGCDCLTVHAEATAHLHRALQMIRNAGKGCGVALNPGTPVEMVEPVLDMVDLVLVMTVNPGFGGQVLIPSTLKKIARLAEIREKEGFSYKISCDGGINGNTVCKVRKAGVDAVVCGSAFFKNKDRGEFVADLHRQADSL; encoded by the coding sequence ATGGAAAATGAAAAATTGATTATCGCACCCAGCATTCTTTCTGCTGATTTCTCCCATATTGCTGATGAAGTCGATACCATAGGGAAAAGCGGTGCATCTTGGGTACATCTGGATGTCATGGATGGGGCGTTTGTTCCCAATATTTCCTTTGGGCCGAAATTCATCAAGGACCTGCGGCCACATAGCAGCCTGTATTTTGACTGTCACCTGATGATTGAAGAACCGCAGCGTTACCTGCAGGACTTCATTACTGCCGGCTGTGATTGCCTGACAGTCCATGCTGAAGCTACGGCACACTTGCACAGGGCATTGCAGATGATCAGGAATGCAGGCAAGGGCTGTGGCGTTGCGCTTAATCCCGGCACTCCTGTCGAAATGGTTGAGCCTGTACTCGATATGGTCGATCTTGTTCTGGTCATGACGGTGAATCCTGGTTTCGGTGGTCAAGTACTGATTCCTTCTACACTCAAAAAAATTGCCAGGCTTGCTGAAATCAGAGAAAAGGAAGGTTTTTCCTATAAGATCAGCTGTGACGGTGGAATCAATGGTAACACGGTCTGCAAGGTCAGAAAGGCAGGGGTTGATGCCGTAGTATGTGGCAGTGCTTTTTTCAAGAACAAAGACCGTGGGGAATTTGTTGCTGACCTGCATAGGCAGGCAGATAGCCTTTAG